From Solanum lycopersicum chromosome 8, SLM_r2.1, the proteins below share one genomic window:
- the LOC101263135 gene encoding uncharacterized protein, translating into MSNSRGGAKSAHYSRRNSNQNWVIKSSSLNSGEKDEALPVHELTSLFVREDRNPIYPKGSQISSLTSGETVEVSSLTKKVQESTISELNQKSHRNRRNSKRVSRNSRAYGVNGNFEKKSEDEESSREAVEDKLSGDKEEKGVEKVEGSSIDDVWKRLDELQFGAEEPELSTEQLRINDQAQEDELLALESIFGDSVFVLDRRNGLRSFQIHVHIEVPGELTVSVNLNSSGAHGIPDDSSPEFSYSLKVEHLPPIVLTCLLPKSYPSHLAPLFTISVQWLNSANISSLCSMLDSIWKEQLGQEVLYQWVEWLHASSLSHLQFDQEIKLGFGAERDIGDRGAISGTVSPEVDIPSLKSYDEEQRHENFRRNIHQCCICFNELPGMEFVRLPCQHFFCWNCMKTYSDMHVKEGTITKLLCPEAKCGGMIPPGLLKRLLGEVEFERWESMMLQKTLESMKDVCYCPRCETVCIEDEDQHAQCAKCFFSFCTLCKEKRHVGVMCMTPQMKLLILQERQSSSQLKDSQRQREKEMINDILSMREIHRSAKQCPSCKMAISRTEGCNKMACDNCGAYFCYRCNQAIDGYDHFRDGKCELFPPEAIQMWEERINARQVIGQIQAQMLPNRAHPCPNCRQMNVKAGNNNHIFCWACQNHYCYLCGKTVKRSSQHYGPKGCKQHTADG; encoded by the exons ATGTCCAATTCAAGAGGAGGAGCAAAATCAGCTCATTATTCTCGTCGCAACTCCAATCAAAATTGGGTAATCAAATCGTCCTCTTTGAATTCAGGTGAAAAAGATGAAGCTTTGCCTGTACACGAACTCACCTCGCTGTTTGTTCGGGAAGATCGAAATCCAATATATCCAAAAGGGTCACAAATATCCTCTTTGACTTCAGGGGAAACTGTAGAGGTTTCGTCTCTAACGAAAAAAGTACAAGAAAGTACTATCTCGGAGTTAAATCAAAAATCCCATCGGAATCGTAGGAATTCCAAAAGGGTATCCCGAAATAGTCGTGCTTATGGTGTAAATGGTAACTTCGAGAAGAAATCAGAAGATGAAGAAAGTTCTAGAGAGGCGGTGGAAGATAAGTTAAGTGGTGACAAGGAGGAAAAGGGTGTAGAAAAAGTTGAGGGTTCTAGTATTGATGATGTTTGGAAAAGGCTGGATGAGCTGCAATTCGGTGCTGAGGAGCCAGAATTATCGACTGAGCAGCTTAGAATCAATGATCAAGCACAAGAGGATGAG TTACTAGCACTGGAATCAATTTTTGGTGACAGTGTCTTCGTTCTTGATAGACGAAATGGTCTACGATCTTTTCAG ATTCATGTACATATTGAAGTTCCTGGTGAGCTGACGGTGTCTGTAAATCTGAATTCCTCTGGTGCTCATGGAATACCAGATGATAGTTCTCCTGAGTTCTCATACTCCCTCAAAGTTGAGCATCTACCGCCCATTGTTTTAACGTGTTTATTACCTAAATCATATCCAAGCCACCTTGCTCCTCTCTTTACAATCTCTGTCCAGTGGTTGAATTCAGCAAACATTTCATCTCTTTGCTCCATGCTTGATTCAATATGGAAGGAACAATTAGGTCAAGAGGTTTTATACCAGTGGGTGGAGTGGTTGCATGCctcttctctttctcatttGCAGTTTGATCAAGAAATAAAGTTAGGTTTTGGTGCTGAGCGTGATATTGGAGATAGGGGTGCAATTTCAGGAACTGTCTCACCAGAGGTTGATATCCCCTCACTCAAGAGCTATGACGAGGAACAGCGCCATGAGAATTTTCGTAGAAACATTCATCAATGCTGCATCTGTTTCAATGAACTTCCTG GTATGGAGTTTGTGAGGTTGCCGTGTCAGCACTTTTTTTGCTGGAATTGCATGAAAACTTACTCCGATATGCATGTCAAGGAAGGTACAATTACCAAGCTTTTGTGCCCCGAGGCAAAATGTGGAGGTATGATTCCTCCAGGTTTGCTAAAGCGGTTACTTGGTGAAGTGGAGTTTGAGCGCTGGGAATCAATGATGTTACAGAAAACATTAGAATCAATGAAGGATGTATGCTACTGCCCAAGATGTGAAACAGTATGCATCGAGGATGAAGATCAGCATGCCCAATGTGCAAAATGCTTCTTTAGTTTTTGTACACTGTGCAAGGAGAAGCGTCATGTCGGAGTTATGTGCATGACACCACAAATGAAGCTTCTTATTTTGCAG GAGCGACAGAGTTCATCTCAATTGAAAGATAGCCAAAGACAGCGTGAGAAAGAAATGATTAATGACATTCTCAGCATGCGGGAAATTCATCGTTCTGCGAAGCAATGCCCTTCCTGTAAGATGGCTATCTCGCGAACTGAGGGCTGCAATAAAATGGCGTGTGATAACTGCGGAGCATACTTTTGCTATCGTTGTAATCAGGCGATTGATGGATATGATCACTTCAG GGATGGGAAATGTGAGCTCTTCCCACCAGAAGCAATTCAGATGTGGGAAGAGAGGATTAATGCTCGCCAAGTTATCGGTCAGATTCAAGCTCAAATGCTTCCTAATCGTGCTCACCCATGCCCTAATTGTCGCCAAATGAACGTAAAG GCTGGTAATAACAATCACATATTCTGCTGGGCATGTCAGAATCACTACTGTTACCTTTGTGGAAAGACGGTGAAGCGAAGCTCCCAGCATTATGGACCTAAGGGCTGCAAACAACACACTGCTGATGGATAG